The Halarchaeum grantii nucleotide sequence GGAGGAGCTCGCGGCGCTCGCAGAACTCGACGAGCAGGCCCTCTACGGCGACGCCGCGGGCTTCCTCAGTCGGGAGTTCGACGCGAGCGTCGACGTCGTCCCCGAGGGCGACGCCGAAGACGAGAAGGCGGCCTCGGCGGTGCCGTTCCGCCCCGCCATCCGCCTCGAATAGCGGGGCGAAGCCGGGGCGTTTAATCCCCCGGACGTCGTAGCGCCGCGTATGACCACCGAAGCGCCACGGACGCTCCGGGAGAAGCTGAAGCGGACGCTCTCGCCGCACCTCGAGGAGGGCGGGTTCGTCGGGCGCGCCCAGATGGACTTCTTCGGCCTGCTCTACGCCGTCGTCATCCTCGTGCTCGTGCTCCCGCTGATACCGTTCCTCCTCGTCGCGAACGCCCTCTACTCGATGGTGCGCTCGTTCTACGACCCGTATCGGCGCCCGAGCGAAGAGGAGTACTAGACGCCGAGCAGGTCGAATCCGGTGCCGACGCCGTGCTCGTCGGCGTGCGTGTAGACGACGTGCGCGGCGGCGACGTCCTGAATCGCGAGCCCCGTCGAGTCGAAGACGGTGACGGTGTCGTCCGCAGTGCGGCCCTCCTTCTGGCCGGTGAGTATCTCGCCGAGTTCGCCGTAGATGTCGTCGTCGTCGAGGACGCCGGCGCTCCACGGGACGTTGATCTCGCCGGAGTGCGTCGTCTGCGCGTAGTCGTCGATGACGAGTTTCGCAGCGAGCAGGGCGTCGTCGGCGATCTCGTGCTTCCCGGCGGCGTCAGCACCCATCGCGTTGACGTGCGTGTGCTCGCCGAGGTCCGCGGGGTGGACGATGGGGTCCTCGACGGGCGTGACCGTCGAGAGCACGTCGCAGTGGCCGGCCTCGCTGATGGTGCCGGCGCGCACGTCGAACTCGTCCTCGAAGCGCTCGATGAAGCGGGTGACGCGCTCCTCGCGCAGGTCGCTCACGACGACCTCCTCGATGTCGCGCACTTCGGCGATGGCCTCGAGTTGCGTGTAGGACTGGACGCCCGCGCCGACGATGCCGAGCGAGGAGGCGTCCGCGACGGCGAGCGCGTCCGTGGCGACGGCGGCCGCCGCGCCCGTGCGCTTCATCGTGAGTTCGGTGCCGTCCATGATGGCGAGCGGGTAGGCGTTCGTCGGGTCCGAGTAGATCATCGTCCCCATGACCGTCGGGAGGTCGAAGGAGTCCGGGTTGTCCGGGTGGACGTTCACCCACTTGATGCCGGCGGCGTCCCACTCTTCGGTCTCGAGGTACGCGGGCATCGACCGGAAGTCGCCGTTGTACTGCGGGAGGTCGATGTAGGACTTCGCGGGCATCTGGGCGTCGCCGCGCTCGTAGGCGACGAACGCCTCGCGGAGCGCCGCGACGAGGTCGGGCATCGGCGTGTTCGTGCGGACGTCCTCTTTGGCCAGCAGGAGCGTCTCCATACCTGCAAGAATTACCGGCGTGCACTTAGGCCGGTCGGAGCGCCCCCACCGCACAGGCTTTGTGCGTCGCCGCCCAAACGCGGGCCATGAGAGCGCACAGCGTCCTCACGTCGATCGCGACGGCGTCGCTCATCCTCGCCATCGGCACCATCGGCGGCTGGCTCCCGCTCCCGCACGTCAGCGTCCTCTTCTTCCTCGTCGTCACCGTCTGTCTCGCCGTCGTCCTCTTCCTCCTCACCGCCTACCGGATGACGCAGGGCGTCTTCGCCGACGAGAACCCGGTCTGAGCGGCGAGTGCCGTCGCTACGCGAGGAGTGCCGAAAGAAACGGGAACGTCGGGAGTCGAGCGTGCGGTTCGCGGCGTGGTCCGGGTGGTGTGGCGGACCTGTCTCACGGGACTGCGTCCCGGTCGACTGCCCGAGGTTCGTTCGGAACCTCGTTTACATCGGCGGGCGAAGCGAAACTTCGCTGCCTACGTGGAATCAGGCGAAGCCTGACTTCACATCGCGCCGCCCATGCCGCCCATACCGCCCATGCCGCCCATGCCGCCGCCCATGCCGCCGGGGCCGCCGGCGCCGCCGGGCCCTTCGTCGCCGCCGT carries:
- a CDS encoding DUF7535 family protein; the encoded protein is MTTEAPRTLREKLKRTLSPHLEEGGFVGRAQMDFFGLLYAVVILVLVLPLIPFLLVANALYSMVRSFYDPYRRPSEEEY
- a CDS encoding ornithine cyclodeaminase family protein, translated to METLLLAKEDVRTNTPMPDLVAALREAFVAYERGDAQMPAKSYIDLPQYNGDFRSMPAYLETEEWDAAGIKWVNVHPDNPDSFDLPTVMGTMIYSDPTNAYPLAIMDGTELTMKRTGAAAAVATDALAVADASSLGIVGAGVQSYTQLEAIAEVRDIEEVVVSDLREERVTRFIERFEDEFDVRAGTISEAGHCDVLSTVTPVEDPIVHPADLGEHTHVNAMGADAAGKHEIADDALLAAKLVIDDYAQTTHSGEINVPWSAGVLDDDDIYGELGEILTGQKEGRTADDTVTVFDSTGLAIQDVAAAHVVYTHADEHGVGTGFDLLGV